The Candidatus Omnitrophota bacterium region TCTATATCAAGTATGACCGTAAGGTCAGGGATCATCCCGCCCGTAGCCGCCAGGTCTATCGTACTGATAAGGTCCCTGGACATACCCAACCCGTATCCCTGGTAGGCCATGGTAGCAGTATTGAACCTGTCGCAAAGCACTATCCTGCCGGCCTTGATCGCCGGTCCTATCACCTCGATAACATGTTGCGCTCGGTCGGCCTCAAAAAGAAAGAGTTCCGACTCGGGAGAAAGCGCCACCTCGTCCTTCATAAGGAGTATTTCCCTTATCTTTCCACCCAGGCCGGTACTCCCGGGCTCCGCGGTGTGTACAACGTCGTATCCGTCAGAGACAAGCTCCTCGGCAAGACGACAGGAATGTGTACTTTTTCCGCTGCCTTCCGGCCCCTCAAATGTTATAAAAACGCCTTTTTTCATTTTTTTCTCCATACGGGCCCATCGGGCGTATCCTCGACCACGATACCCATGCCGTTCAACCTGTCCCTTATGCTATCAGCTGCCGCGAAATCCTTCTTTTTCTTGGCCTCCGCTCTTTCCTCCAACAGACCTTCCACCTCGCGGGCAACCCCTTCATCATGGTCCTCTATTTTCATGTTAAGGCCGAAAAGCCCTTCGGCATACTTCCGTATGAACCCTGTTATCTGTCCCAGCGCGTGGGCTCTGGCTTCGGCGGGCATCGCTTCATCGGCCATACGTTCATTCCCGGTCTTAACCGCCTCAAAAATAACGGACATGGCCACCGGCGTATTAAAATCATCATCCATGGCCTCAAGTATCTTTTTTTCCGCGTCAGCAATATACCCGTCCATCACCATGGTCTTCGGGCGTGTGCCTTCACCTGAGAGATACTTGTCCGCCATTTCGGAAGCTTTGGTCATGAACACGGTTATCCTCTCCTTGGCGCGCCGCATCTCCTCGATCTTTTCGCCGCTGTAATCCATCGGGCTGCGGTACACACTCACCAGAAAAGCCAGTTTCAACAGGTCCGGGTCCTCATATGCTTCCAGGAAATCCGCTATCGTTATATAGTTTCCCAGCGATTTCGACATTTTTTCGCCATTCACCGTAAGTAGCCCGTTATGTATCCAGTAATTGGCGAATCTCCTGCCCGTATACGCTTCGGCCTGCGCTATCTCGTTCTCATGATGCGGAAAGATAAGGTCAAGCCCGCCACCGTGTATATCGAACCCGGTCCCGAGCATTTTCGTGCTCATCACGGAACACTCTATATGCCATCCCGGGCGTCCGCGTCCCCAAGGACTTTCCCAATACGGTTCCCCGGGTTTTACACCTTTCCACAAAGCGAAGTCCAGCGGATCACGTTTGTTCTCGTCCTTTTCCACCCTGGCCCCGGCCAGGAGCTGTTCTTTGTCTCGGTTGGACAATCTGCCGTAGTCCTTGAAACTGTCCACGCTGAAATAAACGCTCTCGCCGGAAACATACGCGTTACCTTTTTTGATAAGCTCCCCGATGAACCCTATCATTTCCTTTATGTTATCCGTGGCCCTGGGCTCAAGTGTGGGTTTTTTTATCCCCAGCATATCAAGCTCATCATGGTACACTTCCAGGTACCTGAGGGCGACCTCTTTGACCTTTTCAGCCAGGCCATCACCCGTTGGTTCGTCCCCGGATTCCGTCATTTCCTGTACGGCTTTCCTGATTATCTTATCGTCTATGTCGGTCACATTACGCACAAAAGTGACATCGAGGCCGCCGAACTCCATGTATCTTCTTATCACGTCGAACACATAAGCGCTCCTCGCGTGC contains the following coding sequences:
- the tmk gene encoding dTMP kinase, which encodes MKKGVFITFEGPEGSGKSTHSCRLAEELVSDGYDVVHTAEPGSTGLGGKIREILLMKDEVALSPESELFLFEADRAQHVIEVIGPAIKAGRIVLCDRFNTATMAYQGYGLGMSRDLISTIDLAATGGMIPDLTVILDIEVATGLRRASNTRSADRVEKRSLEFHEKVRTGYLEIASRNRERIKVVDASGDIEDIYRKVREEVYAVIRGYKGTD
- the cysS gene encoding cysteine--tRNA ligase encodes the protein MRIYNTLTREKDEFRPIDDGKVKMYVCGPTVYDVPHIGHARSAYVFDVIRRYMEFGGLDVTFVRNVTDIDDKIIRKAVQEMTESGDEPTGDGLAEKVKEVALRYLEVYHDELDMLGIKKPTLEPRATDNIKEMIGFIGELIKKGNAYVSGESVYFSVDSFKDYGRLSNRDKEQLLAGARVEKDENKRDPLDFALWKGVKPGEPYWESPWGRGRPGWHIECSVMSTKMLGTGFDIHGGGLDLIFPHHENEIAQAEAYTGRRFANYWIHNGLLTVNGEKMSKSLGNYITIADFLEAYEDPDLLKLAFLVSVYRSPMDYSGEKIEEMRRAKERITVFMTKASEMADKYLSGEGTRPKTMVMDGYIADAEKKILEAMDDDFNTPVAMSVIFEAVKTGNERMADEAMPAEARAHALGQITGFIRKYAEGLFGLNMKIEDHDEGVAREVEGLLEERAEAKKKKDFAAADSIRDRLNGMGIVVEDTPDGPVWRKK